The Treponema medium genome has a window encoding:
- a CDS encoding Fur family transcriptional regulator: MENPLVTKKLRKTKARNLIISILSQDKDKAFSVEELHEACGEELQIDLSTVYRTMHTLAESNFVTKSIHPDGKAYFQIASQQGTEHHHRIVCSKCRASADIAVCPLHDLEDQILSETGFTMTSHSIELTGLCPACKAEEEEKQHTIGHP, translated from the coding sequence ATGGAAAACCCGCTTGTTACAAAGAAGTTGCGCAAAACAAAAGCACGAAATTTGATCATCAGTATTTTATCTCAAGATAAAGATAAGGCATTCTCTGTCGAAGAACTGCATGAAGCCTGCGGGGAGGAGCTGCAAATTGACTTATCGACGGTGTATCGAACAATGCATACACTTGCCGAATCCAATTTTGTAACAAAGAGCATACATCCTGACGGAAAAGCCTATTTTCAGATTGCATCTCAGCAAGGAACAGAACATCACCACCGAATTGTATGCAGTAAGTGCAGGGCTTCGGCCGATATTGCCGTTTGTCCGCTTCACGATTTGGAAGACCAAATCTTATCCGAAACGGGTTTTACCATGACATCACACAGCATAGAACTTACCGGTCTTTGCCCTGCCTGCAAAGCTGAAGAGGAAGAAAAGCAGCATACTATAGGGCATCCCTAA
- a CDS encoding methyl-accepting chemotaxis protein, whose product MTLRSKLTLSMALTVSIAACVILGFSVFSVRQLVERQFYKGVPGVLSMASIDLQSDLLFGYSRSEAWANNQILIDWLDDGTPEGESKNAIIRRLEEFASEKRIISSWVSSTQTKDYYIVDANKKVHYSLLKESEPADAWFFKTIKLKEKVTFNINKSKETGVMGLWINAHVYNQESELLGIVGVGLDLDESVETMKQTLPSAHSILFVTDENDNIVISSNNESFGVSLKEYLPETMNEIPQYPDIKTWKDGKRGKMIYSGRQIANLPYNIVFIAPVDDFLPGMFTIAEIPLLVTIIVIGISISLLYFSIRKTVSKPLSNTTSALKDIAQGDGNLTFRLPIHGKDEIALLSEYFNKMLSKIAASIHQVGTNTSIMKEVGNELASNMTGTASAVHEISANIDEVKQQAITQAASVTETAAVIEEIVRTITQLNAGIEMQATSVVQSSSSIEEMVANIASIGKTLEKTDSVIKELTAATGDGKATIVTSNTVTQKIAEESGSLLEASSVIQHIASQTNLLAMNAAIEAAHAGEAGKGFAVVADEIRKLAEDSAAQGKSITATLKMLSSEIEMLSASSKTVEEKFNAIFNLAEQVKAMSTQVTESMQEQENGSKEVLAAIKSINTVTVEVQTGSEEMLKGGEKASQEMQKLDNLTCVITESINEMASGAAQINNAVQEVNAITQKNKRSIENLAEEVSKFKV is encoded by the coding sequence ATGACGTTACGTTCTAAACTGACACTTTCAATGGCACTGACGGTTTCTATTGCGGCATGTGTTATATTAGGGTTTTCGGTTTTTTCTGTTCGCCAATTAGTTGAACGACAATTTTACAAAGGCGTTCCGGGAGTTTTATCGATGGCAAGCATCGATTTACAGTCCGATTTATTGTTCGGATATTCTCGTTCAGAAGCGTGGGCAAATAATCAAATACTTATTGATTGGTTGGACGATGGTACGCCTGAAGGCGAAAGTAAGAATGCTATTATACGTCGTCTTGAAGAGTTTGCTTCTGAAAAACGTATTATCTCTTCTTGGGTATCAAGCACACAGACAAAAGATTATTATATAGTGGACGCAAATAAAAAGGTTCATTATTCCCTCTTGAAGGAAAGTGAACCGGCGGATGCATGGTTTTTTAAAACGATAAAGTTGAAAGAAAAAGTAACATTCAATATCAACAAAAGCAAAGAGACCGGTGTGATGGGGTTGTGGATCAATGCACACGTTTATAATCAAGAATCAGAATTATTAGGGATTGTTGGCGTAGGGCTTGATCTTGACGAATCGGTTGAGACAATGAAACAAACACTACCGTCTGCACATTCGATCCTATTTGTAACGGATGAAAATGATAATATCGTTATTTCGTCAAATAATGAAAGTTTTGGTGTATCATTAAAAGAATATTTACCGGAAACGATGAATGAGATTCCGCAATATCCTGATATAAAAACATGGAAAGATGGAAAAAGAGGCAAGATGATATACAGCGGACGACAGATTGCAAATCTTCCGTATAATATTGTATTTATTGCGCCTGTGGATGATTTTTTACCCGGTATGTTTACCATTGCAGAAATCCCACTGCTTGTAACAATCATTGTAATAGGAATATCTATTTCGTTGCTGTATTTTTCAATACGAAAAACCGTAAGCAAACCATTGAGTAATACTACTTCTGCGCTTAAAGATATTGCTCAAGGAGATGGGAATTTGACATTCCGATTGCCAATTCATGGGAAAGATGAAATAGCGCTATTATCTGAATATTTCAATAAAATGCTTTCAAAAATTGCGGCGTCTATTCACCAAGTCGGAACAAACACGAGCATAATGAAAGAAGTAGGTAATGAACTTGCATCTAATATGACCGGAACGGCGAGTGCAGTACATGAGATTAGTGCAAACATCGATGAGGTAAAGCAGCAGGCGATAACTCAAGCAGCAAGCGTTACTGAAACAGCTGCCGTTATTGAAGAGATTGTTCGTACAATTACACAACTGAATGCCGGTATCGAGATGCAGGCGACAAGTGTCGTGCAATCTTCTTCATCGATAGAAGAAATGGTTGCAAATATCGCATCAATCGGAAAAACGCTTGAGAAAACAGACTCTGTTATCAAAGAGCTTACCGCTGCAACCGGTGACGGCAAGGCAACAATTGTTACCTCTAATACTGTAACACAGAAAATCGCAGAAGAATCGGGTTCTCTTTTGGAAGCATCAAGTGTTATTCAGCACATTGCATCGCAGACGAATTTACTTGCAATGAATGCTGCAATAGAAGCTGCTCACGCAGGAGAAGCTGGAAAAGGATTTGCCGTTGTAGCAGACGAAATCCGTAAGCTTGCCGAAGATTCTGCAGCACAAGGCAAAAGCATTACCGCTACATTGAAAATGTTATCAAGTGAAATTGAAATGCTTTCTGCTTCGTCGAAAACTGTTGAAGAAAAGTTTAATGCGATCTTTAATCTTGCAGAGCAGGTAAAAGCCATGAGTACACAGGTTACCGAATCGATGCAGGAACAGGAGAATGGTAGTAAGGAAGTACTGGCAGCTATTAAGAGCATTAATACGGTAACGGTTGAAGTGCAAACCGGTTCGGAAGAAATGTTGAAAGGCGGAGAAAAAGCTTCGCAGGAAATGCAAAAACTCGACAATCTGACTTGTGTTATCACGGAAAGTATAAACGAAATGGCATCGGGAGCTGCACAAATTAATAATGCCGTGCAGGAAGTGAATGCAATTACACAGAAGAATAAACGGAGTATTGAAAATTTGGCTGAAGAAGTTTCAAAATTTAAGGTATAG
- a CDS encoding Mbeg1-like protein: MANLSDYVLWRGDLPFEVRPFNAVDALVLCQLSYLNFSDIVPAQFTDSITLREAARIYAADSTRGTPEEFGVFINPLTADLLKTAAETERFGSILLKGFVNEIDRNTDKQFAAITAVLPTGCACVVYRGTDDSIIGWKEDCLLSLSTPIPSHTAAADYLSAAVEAAITSGIEKLSIAGHSKGGNLALYAAGTAAASVQERIERVFCFDGPGFAFDIEQRSGFQAIIPKTASFIPQSSVVGVLLSYLPHYTVIESSETNTFWQHDAFSWQIKRDEFVTYQQGRTKESYFAEKTMREWLSHLNDTERKEFIETLFAVLFGTGAETLSELTANGLAHSLHILKELHTVDSDRRRELFAVIKAFFGAVYTHFPYP; encoded by the coding sequence ATGGCAAACCTTTCCGATTATGTGCTCTGGCGCGGCGATCTTCCCTTTGAGGTGCGCCCGTTCAATGCGGTAGACGCGCTGGTACTGTGTCAACTTTCTTACCTTAACTTTTCCGATATTGTTCCTGCTCAATTTACCGATAGTATTACGCTGCGGGAAGCTGCCCGTATCTATGCCGCAGATTCTACGCGCGGAACTCCCGAAGAGTTCGGTGTATTTATCAATCCGCTCACCGCCGATTTGCTCAAAACTGCTGCGGAAACTGAGCGCTTCGGTTCCATTCTGTTAAAAGGCTTTGTAAATGAGATTGACCGCAATACGGATAAGCAGTTCGCAGCGATTACCGCCGTGCTTCCAACGGGGTGTGCCTGTGTTGTCTATCGGGGTACGGACGATAGCATAATCGGATGGAAAGAAGACTGCCTTTTGAGCCTTTCCACCCCTATCCCCTCTCATACTGCAGCGGCGGATTATCTTTCGGCGGCTGTGGAAGCTGCTATTACGTCCGGCATCGAAAAGCTCTCCATTGCGGGGCATTCCAAAGGTGGAAACCTTGCGCTCTATGCGGCTGGGACTGCCGCTGCTTCGGTACAGGAGCGGATTGAGCGGGTGTTCTGTTTTGACGGTCCCGGCTTTGCCTTTGATATCGAACAACGGAGCGGATTTCAAGCGATTATCCCTAAAACTGCTTCTTTTATTCCGCAGTCGTCCGTTGTCGGTGTGCTTTTATCCTATCTGCCGCATTATACCGTTATTGAAAGCTCCGAAACCAACACCTTCTGGCAGCATGATGCGTTTTCTTGGCAAATTAAACGAGATGAGTTTGTAACCTATCAGCAAGGGCGGACAAAGGAAAGCTATTTTGCGGAAAAAACCATGCGGGAATGGCTTTCTCATCTTAACGATACCGAGCGGAAAGAATTTATCGAAACGTTGTTTGCCGTTCTGTTCGGCACCGGTGCGGAAACGCTCAGTGAATTAACTGCCAACGGACTGGCTCATTCGCTGCATATTTTAAAAGAGCTGCATACGGTAGATTCCGACCGGCGGCGAGAGTTGTTCGCCGTCATCAAGGCATTCTTTGGGGCAGTTTATACACATTTTCCCTATCCGTAA